A section of the Rhipicephalus sanguineus isolate Rsan-2018 chromosome 11, BIME_Rsan_1.4, whole genome shotgun sequence genome encodes:
- the LOC119375186 gene encoding sulfotransferase 1C2, translated as MTSSLDSMTRSGFNRTPSLEETMPENLCTKVGEGVTVGKFYHEVDVSSGITREPRPEDVFVVTYFSRSGGDLAQTIIHNILRGTQPPSALKVPQPMQVQGRPASVLTHLPFGLTFRSDRAKYIYIARNPYHCSVLFYEQTLNYEENSTEDALEGFPGFFEDFINGDAPCGDYLGDVLSWYERRFDDNVLFLTYEELVDELKTTVLRIADFLDEEGEHGQKLRRNRKLLEKICAEIRCHVDQESAQRVTTLKEATVAEDCARPHRDDRLRKSNLVVARQLLLENIEEGKPQRSISAIFTLDMVNQLQHRVKAVAGGNCRVVQLWRNCD; from the exons ATGACCTCGTCACTCGACTCAATGACGAGATCAGGCTTCAACCGGACTCCATCGCTCGAG GAGACTATGCCAGAGAATCTCTGCACTAAGGTTGGTGAGGGCGTCACTGTAGGAAAGTTCTACCACGAAGTCGACGTCTCCTCGGGCATCACTAGGGAGCCTCGTCCGGAGGATGTGTTCGTTGTCACATATTTTTCTCGCAGTGGAGGAGACTTGGCGCAAACAATCATTCACAACATTCTCCGGGGGACACAACCTCCATCGGCACTTAAG GTACCCCAGCCAATGCAAGTTCAGGGAAGACCGGCGAGCGTCCTCACCCACCTTCCCTTCGGCCTCACTTTTCGCTCGGACAGGGCGAAATATATCTATATAGCGCGTAACCCGTATCACTGCAGCGTTTTGTTCTACGAACAGACATTGAATTACGAAGAAAATAGCACCGAGGATGCGCTCGAAGGGTTTCCGGGGTTTTTCGAAGACTTCATAAATGGTGACGCCCCGTGCGGCGATTATTTGGGCGACGTTTTGTCGTGGTACGAAAGGAGGTTCGACGACAACGTCCTATTTCTTACTTACGAGGAACTGGTTGACGAACTGAAAACTACCGTTCTCAGGATCGCCGATTTCTTGGACGAAGAAGGCGAGCACGGCCAGAAGCTGAGGCGCAACCGGAAGCTGCTCGAGAAGATATGCGCCGAAATACGGTGTCACGTTGATCAAGAGTCAGCGCAGAGAGTCACCACGCTGAAAGAGGCTACCGTCGCAGAGGACTGCGCTAGACCGCATCGGGATGACCGACTGCGGAAATCGAACCTTGTCGTCGCGAGGCAACTGCTGCTCGAGAACATCGAAGAAGGAAAGCCGCAACGCAGCATCAGTGCCATCTTTACGCTCGACATGGTGAACCAACTGCAGCACCGCGTCAAAGCAGTCGCCGGTGGCAACTGCCGTGTTGTGCAGCTGTGGAGGAACTGCGATTGA